Proteins encoded together in one Longimicrobiales bacterium window:
- a CDS encoding undecaprenyl diphosphate synthase family protein, translated as IRTGGEQRLSDFLLWEAAYAELFFTSCRWPDFDAAALEAALEEYCGRERRFGCVDAPRERTAGLASAR; from the coding sequence TGATCCGCACGGGTGGCGAGCAGCGCCTGAGTGATTTCCTGCTGTGGGAGGCCGCGTACGCCGAGCTGTTCTTCACGAGCTGCCGGTGGCCGGACTTCGATGCGGCGGCGCTGGAGGCCGCGCTGGAGGAGTACTGCGGGCGGGAGCGTCGCTTCGGCTGCGTGGACGCGCCGCGCGAGCGCACGGCCGGACTGGCGAGCGCACGCTGA